The nucleotide window AGGGCATCATGCTTATGAAGCGAAGAATTCCGCAAGCGGCCCAAGCGCCAGTGCCGGGAAGAAGCTAAGCGCTCCTACCAGCAGCACGATAAAGATCAGCAGAAATACAAACATTCCATTACTGGTGGACAAAGTCCCCGCCGTCACGGCAATCTTCTTCTTTTTCGCCAGGCTTCCCGCAACAGCAAGCATCGCTGCCATGGGTGCAAATCTGGCCGCCAGCATGCAGAGAGCAAGGCTCACATTTAAGAATACCGTATTGGCATTAAGCCCCGCAAAAGCAGATCCATTGTTGCCCCCGGCAGAGGTAAACGCATATAAAACCTCGGAAAAGCCATGAGCGCCGCTGTTATTTAGGGATTCGGATACGCTGGGCACAAGGACCGCGATGCCGCTCCCGATCAGGATCGCGACCGGCGTAGCCAGGCAGGCCACCACCGCCCATTTCATTTCATACGGCTCTATTTTTTTGCACAGATACTCCGGAGTCCTTCCCACCATCAGGCCGGCTATGAACACAGTAAGTATCGCAAAGGCGAGCATGGTATACAGTCCGCATCCGACGCCTCCGAATATGACTTCGCCAAGCTGCATTAAAATCATCGGCACCATGCCGCCAAGCGGAGTATAGCTGTCATGCATGGAGTTTACGGAACCGTTGGATGCCGCAGTCGTATATGCCGCCCAGGTAGAAGACGCTGCGATGCCGAACCTGGATTCTTTTCCTTCCATATTTCCCCCGGCCTGATTGTCCATGGAGATGTCCACGGCCTCTTCCTGAGCCAGCCCCGGCGTGGCCGACTGTTCACTGGCCGCCACGCAGGCAAGCGCGATGACAAGCATGATGAACATCGCCGCGAATATAGCTTTTCCCTGTTTTTTACTCTTCACATTTCTGCCAAAGGTAAAGCATAGGGC belongs to Qiania dongpingensis and includes:
- the kdpA gene encoding potassium-transporting ATPase subunit KdpA yields the protein MMQLMLQYGFYLIVLVALAIPLGGYIGKIMNGEHVWLSRILSPCERAVYRVMRVKADEEMNWKKYAVCAFLFSGIGFLFVFLIQMLQGVLPGNPQGIPGMSWHLSFNTAVSFVTNTNWQAYSGEAQASYLIQALGLAVQNFVSAATGIAVLFALIRGFIRVKTNGLGSFWVDMTRTVLYILIPLNLVISIFLVSQGVVQNLKPAETVELLEPAAVDAEGNVLENAEIDLKNGVVTVDGTAVPDADIITKQIVPLGPAASQIAIKQTGTNGGGYYGVNSAHPLENPTWLSNLVEMISLLLIPAALCFTFGRNVKSKKQGKAIFAAMFIMLVIALACVAASEQSATPGLAQEEAVDISMDNQAGGNMEGKESRFGIAASSTWAAYTTAASNGSVNSMHDSYTPLGGMVPMILMQLGEVIFGGVGCGLYTMLAFAILTVFIAGLMVGRTPEYLCKKIEPYEMKWAVVACLATPVAILIGSGIAVLVPSVSESLNNSGAHGFSEVLYAFTSAGGNNGSAFAGLNANTVFLNVSLALCMLAARFAPMAAMLAVAGSLAKKKKIAVTAGTLSTSNGMFVFLLIFIVLLVGALSFFPALALGPLAEFFAS